In a genomic window of Quercus lobata isolate SW786 chromosome 4, ValleyOak3.0 Primary Assembly, whole genome shotgun sequence:
- the LOC115986367 gene encoding putative disease resistance protein RGA4, with protein MAEGVLFNVAEGIIGQLGQLALKEIGLLWGVKEELENLKNTVSTINAVLLDAEEKQAQSHAIKDWVAKLKDVLFKADDLLDDFSTEVLRREVMTENKKAKEVRIFFSKSNQLAYGLKMGHKIKSIRERLDAIEADRKFHLEARPRETQGSNRVRESHHFVRAEDVIGREVDKKVIIERLLDSNIKQNVTVHSIVGLGGLGKTTLAQLVFNDEEIKSHFEKKLWVCISDDFDVEIIVKKILEFAKGKKLENFEKNKLINDLQKEIGGYRYFLVLDDVWNDDSEKWDKLKRLLLGGARGSRILLTTREEKVAKTSKAIDSWFLRYLNEEESWSLFKQTAFENGQEPKNLRIKEIGMEIVRKCRGIPLAIKTIGSILYFKNSEEEWLSFKNNEFSKIDQKETDIIPTLKLSYDHLPSNLKQCFAYCSLFPKDYHIERNKLIKLWMAQGFIKLSSQNQCLEDVGHEYFMELLWRSLFQEPIEDMYGNIRVFKIHDLMHDLAKLVAGQESTTLGINRENIVEKTHHVSVGFDLGLSSQIPTLLFKAKRIRTFILPTPRQMVWNQETCDAFLSSLTFLRMLDLSCIGIRSLPHSIGKLKHLRYLDLSQNFAIQMLPNSITSLQNLETLDLSFCYGLMELPRNITKLVNLRHLDISNCRKLTHMPCGLGQLTNLQSLSQYVLSTDSRHGELMELQGLNGLRENLSIKNLRHEKDTALDCGAANLKGKQNLHGLELEWIEGGADDVDVEYDEMSLKHLQPHTNLKELELDGYRGMVYPSWLLSLTNLVDLRLRALKNWQHMPPLHQFPSLKTLILSDLPSLEYISNSVNLPSLVVLNLSDCPNLKEWKMDSIEEDNDDDNNHSLPSFSRLSILNIRECPKLSSMPVFPCLERLGLVNSNLSPLEQTISKGMIHMASQENPTITVADSASSTSSTTSSFVPLSKLKSLTIGLKKADRDRDRFLRSIRHLTAIEELEFRYSDEIDLFNNGNGMEWQGLKRLQINSCPNLTTIPEWICNFTSLQSLRIQNCPNLTSLPEGMPKSLSTLFIWNCPKLLERCKREKGEDWPKIAHIPNLELLSEDDSEQTDKKKEPELKTRRLTKILGSCSCSTSQ; from the coding sequence ATGGCAGAAGGAGTTCTCTTCAACGTAGCTGAAGGAATCATTGGCCAACTGGGCCAACTAGCTCTCAAAGAGATTGGACTGCTCTGGGGTGTCAAAGAGGAGCTTGAAAACCTCAAAAACACGGTTTCAACAATAAACGCTGTGCTTCTGGATGCAGAGGAAAAGCAGGCGCAGAGCCATGCCATCAAGGATTGGGTGGCAAAGCTGAAAGATGTACTTTTTAAAGCAGACGACTTGCTGGATGACTTTTCCACCGAAGTTTTACGACGGGAAGTGATGACTGAGAATAAGAAAGCGAAAGAGGTACGCATCTTCTTTTCCAAATCGAACCAACTTGCATATGGTCTTAAAATGGGTCATAAGATTAAGTCAATTAGGGAGAGACTAGATGCTATTGAAGCGGATAGGAAGTTCCACTTAGAGGCACGTCCTAGGGAGACACAAGGCAGTAATAGGGTGAGAGAGAGTCATCATTTTGTACGTGCTGAAGATGTTATTGGAAGAGAGGTTGATAAGAAAGTCATCATAGAACGTTTATTAGATTCCAATATTAAACAGAATGTTACAGTTCATTCAATAGTTGGACTCGGAGGACTAGGTAAGACCACGTTAGCTCAATTAGTCTTCAATGATGAAGAAATTAAAAGtcattttgagaagaaattgTGGGTGTGCATCTCTGATGATTTTGATGTagaaataattgttaagaaaatCCTAGAATTTGCAAAAGGTAAGAAACTAGAGAACTTTGAAAAGAACAAATTGATAAATGATCTTCAAAAAGAAATTGGTGGATATAGATACTTTCTTGTATTAGATGATGTGTGGAATGATGATTCAGAAAAATGGGATAAGTTAAAAAGACTTCTACTAGGTGGTGCAAGAGGCAGTAGAATATTGTTGACTACACGTGAGGAGAAGGTTGCAAAGACTTCAAAAGCTATTGATTCATGGTTTTTAAGGTATTTAAATGAAGAGGAGTCTTGGTCATTATTTAAGCAAACGGCATTTGAAAATGGACaagaaccaaaaaatttaagaattaaGGAAATTGGAATGGAAATCGTTAGAAAGTGTAGAGGAATTCCACTTGCCATAAAGACTATAGGAAGCATATTGTACTTTAAAAACTCAGAAGAAGAATGGTTGTCCttcaaaaataatgaattttcaaaaatagatcaAAAAGAAACTGACATCATACCTACGCTTAAGTTGAGTTATGATCATCTCCCATCAAATTTGAAACAATGCTTTGCTTATTGTAGTTTATTTCCAAAGGATTACcatattgaaagaaataaattGATCAAGCTATGGATGGCACAAGGATTCATTAAGTTGTCAAGTCAAAACCAATGCCTAGAAGATGTAGGTCATGAGTATTTTATGGAATTACTTTGGAGATCATTATTTCAAGAACCTATAGAAGATATGTATGGCAATATACGTGTATTCAAAATACACGATTTGATGCATGATCTGGCGAAATTAGTTGCGGGACAAGAGAGCACCACTTTAGGAATAAACAGGGAAAACATTGTTGAAAAAACTCATCATGTGTCCgttggttttgatttaggcTTATCATCACAAATTCCAACCTTGTTGTTTAAAGCAAAAAGGATAAGAACATTTATTTTACCAACTCCAAGACAAATGGTGTGGAACCAGGAAACTTGTGATGCATTTTTATCAAGTCTTACATTCTTGCGCATGTTAGATTTGAGTTGCATTGGCATTAGGAGTTTGCCACATTCTATTGGAAAGTTAAAGCATTTAAGGTATCTTGATCTTTCACAGAACTTTGCCATCCAGATGCTTCCTAATTCCATTACAAGTTTGCAAAATTTGGAGACACTAGATCTCTCTTTTTGTTATGGACTCATGGAATTGCCAAGAAATATTACCAAATTAGTCAACCTTAGGCATCTTGACATCTCTAATTGTAGAAAATTGACTCATATGCCATGTGGACTGGGTCAATTGACTAATCTTCAATCACTATCTCAGTATGTGTTGAGTACGGACTCTAGGCATGGTGAATTGATGGAACTTCAAGGACTAAATGgtttgagagaaaatctaagTATTAAAAATCTGAGACACGAGAAAGATACCGCATTAGACTGTGGCGCTGCAAATTTGAAAGGGAAACAAAACCTCCATGGCTTGGAGTTGGAGTGGATAGAAGGAGGCGCAGATGACGTGGATGTTGAGTACGATGAGATGTCACTCAAACATTTGCAACCACACACAAATCTTAAAGAATTGGAGTTAGATGGGTACAGAGGAATGGTATATCCAAGTTGGCTCTTGTCACTAACAAATCTTGTAGATCTTAGGTTAAGGGCATTGAAGAATTGGCAACACATGCCACCATTGCATCAATTTCCTTCTCTTAAAACACTCATCCTAAGCGACCTTCCTTCTCTTGAATACATATCAAACAGTGTTAACCTTCCATCCCTAGTGGTGCTCAATCTTTCGGATTGCCCTAATCTAAAGGAATGGAAAATGGACTCCATTGAGGAGGATAACGATGATGACAATAATCACTCTCTGCCTTCATTCTCTCGTCTTTCCATTTTAAATATTAGGGAGTGCCCTAAACTCTCTTCCATGCCTGTATTTCCGTGCCTTGAACGGCTGGGGCTggtgaattctaatttgagccCATTAGAGCAGACAATATCGAAGGGAATGATACATATGGCATCTCAAGAGAACCCAACAATAACAGTAGCAGACTCAGCCTCTTCTACTTCTTCAACAACCTCCTCATTCGTCCCTCTCTCCAAATTAAAATCTTTGACTATTGGGCTAAAAAAGGCAGATCGTGATCGTGATCGTTTCCTTCGAAGTATAAGACATCTCACTGCAATTGAGGAACTAGAATTTCGATATTCTGATGAGattgatttatttaataatgGGAATGGGATGGAATGGCAAGGGCTGAAGAGGCTTCAGATTAACAGTTGTCCGAATTTGACTACCATACCGGAATGGATATGTAACTTCACATCTCTTCAATCACTTCGCATTCAGAATTGCCCCAATTTGACGTCATTGCCGGAAGGAATGCCTAAATCTTTAAGTACACTATTCATTTGGAATTGTCCCAAATTATTGGAAAGATGCAAGAGGGAAAAGGGTGAAGATTGGCCTAAGATTGCCCACATCCCAAACTTGGAACTGTTGTCTGAAGATGATTCAG